ACATGTTTCGTCGTCGCATTAACGAGGAGACGTTGCATAGAGCGTACGCCATCCTTCTATGGTTTCTTCTGATTGTTTTGTGCGACACGTTGGTGTTGACCCTCACCGAGGGCGCCACGTTCCTTCAGGTGCTTTTCGAGAGCGTCTCCGCCCTGGGAAACGTCGGGCTGTCCACCGGGATAACTCCCACCCTCAGCGTCGGCGCCAGGATCCTGCTGTCCGTGACCATGTTCGTCGGCCGGGTGGGTCCGTTGGCCATCGCCATGACCTTCATGGCGAGGCCCAGGCCGGCGCCATACAAGTACGCACAGGCGGATATCTACGTAGGCTAGAAAAGACGGGAGGATTCCCATGAAACGTTTTATGGTCATCGGACTCGGCCGATTCGGCCGGCGGCTGGCGAAGGAACTGACCGACGCCGGCCACGAGGTCATCGCCATTGATAGCCGCGAGGCCCTCGTCGAACACATTCGGGACGAGGTCGCCCTGGCCGTCTGCCTCGACGCCACCGACCCTGAGGCCCTGAAGAGCCAGGGGGTGGACGAGATGGACACCGCCATCGTCGCCATCGGTGAGGCCTTCGAAGCCAATGCGCTGGCGACAGCAACCCTGAAAGCCCTCGGCGTCGGACGGGTTATCAGCCGCGCCTCCAGCGACATCCAGCGGCGCATCCTCGACCGCATCGGCGCCGACCAGGTCATCTTTCCGGAAGAGGAGATGGCGGTTCGGCTGGCGAGCCAGTTGGCGAACCCCGAGATCATCGATCACGTAGAGTTGTCGGAGGGGCACGGCCTGGTTCAGATCCTGGCGCCGGCGGCGTGGATTGGCCGGACGTTGGCCGAAATCGATCTGCGGAAGAAATACGAAGTGAACCTCGTGGCGATCAAGCGGCCGGTCAAAAAGCGGACGCCGGAGGGCGAGGAAGTGGTCGAGGAGCAGGTCCTGGACCTGCTGATGCCGCACACCAAGATCCGCGAAGGGGACGTTCTGGTGCTGGTGGGGATGACCGAAAGCCTGTCCGCCCTGCCGACCTGAGCACGCCCCCTCATGGGACTTGTAGGTGGGTGGTTTCAACGCAGAGGCCTGCCGTGAGTCCCGGCGCGCCGGGATCGAAGGGACGCAGAGAGCGCGGAGGACGAAGAGCGACAGAGGGACTGACGAAGTGAGTAACGGAGGGTGTTAGGGGACGGGTGGGCTTGGTTCGCCGGCCCGCTTGCGGGCCGCGTGCGGTTAACTTGGAACCCGGAACCCGGCTTCGTCCCGATGAATCGGGACTACGCCGTGACAGGATGCCGCGGCAGGCCGGATCCGCGAAAGCCTGCCGAAGAAGACCGCCTGACGCAACCCGCACGACCCCTTGCGGCACGCTTGCGAGTTCACGGAAACTTGCTTCTCCCGGGGCGTTGCGGGGATTCGACGCGTGGCTGTCGGTGGCCTGTGTCATTCCCTCTGCCCGGTCGCATGTCGGCGAGCGTATTCAATCTGGTTGTCCGTGAAACCCACAATCACCCGGCGGTTGACGACCTCGACGGTGGTGTGCTCGTCGAGCAATTCCCATCCCTTGCCGAGTTCCTGCTTGTAGTCGAAGTCTTGCCAGGCCAAGGCAATCCTCCATTCCCGCGCCCACGGCACGCGGAAGGGCCAACGTTCCGCTGGGGGGTCTATCTCACGAATCGCCCGCACGGCCAGGTCGCACACACGCGTGTACATGGTAAGCCATGCGCGGGGGCTTTTGACTTCCGGGTCCGAATCCGATTCGATCGGTTCCTCGGAAGGTCTTT
The window above is part of the Planctomycetota bacterium genome. Proteins encoded here:
- a CDS encoding Trk family potassium uptake protein, whose amino-acid sequence is TVDTGAMRTTSLCMIMVLMFVGASPGSTGGGIKTTTLGVLGVSLWAQLRRGDANMFRRRINEETLHRAYAILLWFLLIVLCDTLVLTLTEGATFLQVLFESVSALGNVGLSTGITPTLSVGARILLSVTMFVGRVGPLAIAMTFMARPRPAPYKYAQADIYVG
- a CDS encoding TrkA family potassium uptake protein, which encodes MKRFMVIGLGRFGRRLAKELTDAGHEVIAIDSREALVEHIRDEVALAVCLDATDPEALKSQGVDEMDTAIVAIGEAFEANALATATLKALGVGRVISRASSDIQRRILDRIGADQVIFPEEEMAVRLASQLANPEIIDHVELSEGHGLVQILAPAAWIGRTLAEIDLRKKYEVNLVAIKRPVKKRTPEGEEVVEEQVLDLLMPHTKIREGDVLVLVGMTESLSALPT